The Mycolicibacterium smegmatis genome has a window encoding:
- a CDS encoding FAD-linked oxidase C-terminal domain-containing protein, with protein sequence MSALTAPNVTVDKTLIHRFTEAVAGHAEVITDGAVLDARGHDFWGVGGTAELLLHPHDRDEVAAIMRIASQHQVPIVPRGGASNCSGGMMPARGRVLLDLSNLNQIIDVDVEGRCARVEPGVVNSALQEHLAPYGLCFSPDPVSAHLATVGGNIIENAGGPHALKYGVTYNHILGVEVVLPDGTTVTLDAEDDGPDLLGLIIGSEGTLGIVTKATVALRPVAEVTHSLMGAFATAREAADTIAAIIATGVVPAAVEWLDHDGIMGLQQFYDTGYPLDADSIVLIDVDGTADEVARDQAIVERVLRERATTVRIAEDEKDRAALWYGRLHAPDSVVQSGKGFFIGDVTVPRDRIPEMQEAIGATADRHKDGLLFIAVCGHAGDGDLHPTTFYDKDNPLAAPALAAANNEIIEAALRLGGTITGEHGVGTEKIQFMTKRFTPVEIAAQRAIKQAFDPAGLLNPGVMLPEQSPDEPVTAAFGTAVRDAVEGTLLTDPGAALTTGTDTGIAANLGNLSLVVGADATVEQINRYLDDHGIFCPAVPATGGERSIGEVVATATGAERIGIRHALLGADVTVVDGNAAARFGAETMKDVAGYDAKRLYIGGHGAFGALRALIFKIGVRR encoded by the coding sequence ATGTCCGCTCTCACTGCACCGAACGTCACCGTCGACAAGACCCTGATCCACCGGTTCACCGAGGCCGTGGCCGGCCACGCCGAGGTGATCACCGATGGTGCGGTCCTCGACGCACGAGGCCACGACTTCTGGGGTGTCGGCGGCACCGCAGAGTTGCTGCTGCACCCCCACGACCGTGACGAGGTCGCCGCGATCATGCGGATCGCGTCTCAGCACCAGGTTCCGATCGTGCCCCGTGGCGGCGCGTCGAACTGCTCCGGCGGCATGATGCCGGCTCGCGGACGTGTGCTGCTGGACCTGTCGAACCTGAACCAGATCATCGACGTCGACGTCGAGGGCCGGTGCGCGCGCGTGGAACCCGGTGTGGTGAACTCCGCCCTGCAGGAGCACCTGGCCCCTTACGGCCTGTGTTTCTCACCCGATCCGGTGTCGGCTCATCTGGCCACCGTGGGCGGCAACATCATCGAGAATGCCGGCGGGCCACATGCTTTGAAGTACGGAGTGACGTACAACCACATCCTCGGTGTCGAGGTCGTCCTGCCCGACGGCACCACCGTGACCCTCGACGCCGAGGATGACGGCCCCGACCTGCTCGGCCTGATCATCGGATCGGAGGGCACCCTCGGCATCGTCACCAAGGCCACTGTCGCGCTGCGACCGGTGGCCGAGGTGACGCACAGCCTGATGGGCGCCTTCGCCACGGCACGTGAGGCCGCCGACACCATCGCGGCGATCATCGCGACCGGCGTGGTGCCCGCGGCCGTGGAATGGCTCGACCACGACGGCATCATGGGCCTGCAGCAGTTCTACGACACGGGGTATCCACTCGACGCCGATTCGATCGTGCTGATCGACGTCGACGGCACTGCCGACGAGGTGGCACGCGATCAGGCGATCGTGGAACGGGTGTTACGCGAACGGGCCACCACCGTTCGTATCGCCGAGGACGAGAAGGACAGGGCCGCACTGTGGTACGGCCGCCTGCACGCCCCGGATTCGGTGGTCCAGAGCGGCAAGGGCTTCTTCATCGGTGACGTCACCGTGCCCCGCGACCGCATCCCGGAGATGCAGGAGGCCATCGGCGCCACCGCCGACCGGCACAAGGACGGGTTGCTGTTCATCGCGGTGTGCGGCCACGCAGGCGACGGCGATCTGCACCCCACCACGTTCTACGACAAGGACAACCCGCTGGCGGCCCCGGCTCTGGCGGCCGCGAACAACGAGATCATCGAAGCCGCATTGAGATTGGGTGGCACCATCACCGGCGAGCACGGTGTGGGCACCGAGAAGATCCAGTTCATGACCAAGCGTTTCACGCCCGTGGAGATCGCCGCCCAGCGCGCGATCAAGCAGGCCTTCGATCCGGCCGGGCTGCTCAATCCGGGTGTGATGCTGCCCGAGCAGTCACCCGACGAACCCGTCACGGCGGCGTTCGGCACCGCGGTCCGCGACGCCGTGGAAGGCACGCTGCTCACCGATCCTGGCGCCGCGCTGACCACCGGCACCGACACCGGCATCGCTGCCAACCTGGGCAATCTGAGCCTCGTCGTCGGCGCCGACGCGACGGTCGAGCAGATCAACCGCTACCTCGACGATCACGGCATCTTCTGCCCCGCGGTGCCCGCCACCGGCGGTGAGCGCAGCATCGGCGAGGTGGTCGCGACGGCGACCGGCGCCGAGCGCATCGGCATCCGCCACGCGCTGCTCGGCGCGGATGTCACCGTCGTCGACGGCAACGCCGCGGCACGCTTCGGCGCCGAGACCATGAAAGATGTTGCGGGGTATGACGCCAAGCGCCTCTACATCGGCGGTCACGGCGCCTTCGGTGCGCTGCGGGCGCTGATCTTCAAGATCGGTGTGCGCCGCTGA